One Burkholderia sp. 9120 DNA window includes the following coding sequences:
- a CDS encoding LysR substrate-binding domain-containing protein: MSAIRYFVTFLAVVRHGSFAGAAEEVCLTQAAVGLQMRSLERDLDLVLFDRAARSVSLSAQGRAVLPLAETLVAHYRQILAVGDAGELSGTVRVGALVSSLMGAFADAMLKLKQRYPRLDLKLFTGLSSDFAARVESGELDAAIVAQAPSGLPATLRWTLLYSEPMVLISSAGGQHASIEALLEEPLIRFDRHTWTGVLVDNALRQLDFDGHEIMELNSIEAISEMVRRGFGVSIVPLLANANWTRETGLRVTPLPERIAPRRVGLLERRDHPREAFTDAVKRHFMDTAELASPISDSPGRTRVN; encoded by the coding sequence GTGAGCGCGATTCGCTATTTCGTCACGTTTCTCGCGGTGGTGCGGCATGGCTCGTTCGCCGGTGCCGCCGAGGAAGTGTGCCTGACGCAGGCGGCGGTCGGCCTGCAGATGCGCTCGCTGGAGCGCGATCTCGATCTCGTGCTGTTCGATCGCGCGGCCCGTTCGGTGTCGCTCAGCGCGCAGGGGCGCGCCGTGCTGCCGCTGGCCGAAACGCTGGTGGCCCACTACCGGCAGATTCTCGCGGTCGGCGATGCTGGCGAACTGTCGGGCACGGTGCGGGTCGGCGCACTCGTTTCCTCGCTGATGGGCGCATTCGCCGACGCCATGCTCAAGCTCAAGCAACGCTATCCGCGTCTCGATCTGAAACTGTTTACGGGCTTGTCGAGCGACTTTGCCGCGCGGGTGGAAAGCGGCGAACTGGATGCGGCGATCGTCGCGCAGGCGCCCTCCGGATTGCCCGCCACACTCCGATGGACCCTGCTGTACAGCGAGCCGATGGTGCTGATTTCGTCCGCCGGCGGCCAGCACGCTTCGATCGAAGCGCTGCTCGAAGAGCCGCTGATCCGCTTCGACCGTCACACGTGGACCGGCGTGCTGGTCGACAACGCACTGCGTCAACTCGACTTCGACGGCCACGAGATCATGGAGCTGAATTCGATCGAGGCCATATCCGAGATGGTGCGGCGCGGCTTCGGCGTTTCCATCGTGCCCTTGCTCGCCAATGCGAACTGGACCCGCGAAACCGGCCTGCGGGTCACGCCCTTGCCGGAGCGCATCGCGCCGCGCCGGGTCGGCTTGCTCGAACGGCGCGATCATCCACGCGAAGCGTTCACCGACGCGGTGAAACGTCACTTCATGGATACGGCCGAACTGGCCTCGCCGATCAGCGATTCGCCGGGTCGCACGCGCGTGAACTGA
- a CDS encoding FAD-binding protein has product MKQVDTDILILGSGGAGLFAALHAQAAAPHLRITVAVKGLLGKCGCTRMVQGGYNVALAPGDSIERHFMDTIEGGKWLSNQDLAWMLVTGAVERIRELENELGCFFDRNPDGSVRQKAFAGQTFDRTVHKGDQTGIEIINRLAEQVWARGIDRLEEYRAVEFIRSRDAQTLAGVLMIDMRSGEFVFVRTQAVLLATGGGPTMYRYHTPSGDKSCDGMAMALRAGLTLRDMEMVQFHPTGLLAGADTRMTGTVLEEGLRGAGGYLLTGAGERFMETYDPRAERATRDVVSRSIFRELRAGHATPNGGVYLQMHHLGADSVRARFKGMVERCADCGFDLAGGLVEVVPTAHYMMGGVVFDANCATTLPGLFVAGEDAGGVHGANRLGGNGVANSTVFGGIAGDTLAAWVPRHGQFAEVDTDALNAAMMRCNRPLRTARGNLEPIRDALAEVMWNDVGILRDAAGLERAKQRLVELDQQLDETGIDGRDLRFNLSWHDWMNLRNLILVSRAITESALLRENSRGAHYREDFPEAGDLETSDYMCLRLDGERFAASRRPVQFTRVRPGESLIGEASSAVSMK; this is encoded by the coding sequence ATGAAACAGGTCGATACCGACATTCTGATCCTGGGCAGCGGCGGCGCAGGTCTCTTTGCCGCACTGCATGCGCAGGCGGCGGCGCCGCACTTGCGCATCACCGTTGCGGTGAAGGGCCTGCTCGGCAAATGCGGCTGTACGCGCATGGTGCAGGGCGGCTACAACGTGGCGCTGGCGCCGGGCGATTCGATCGAGCGGCACTTCATGGATACGATCGAGGGCGGCAAATGGCTCTCGAACCAGGACCTCGCATGGATGCTCGTGACCGGCGCCGTCGAGCGGATTCGTGAACTCGAAAACGAACTGGGCTGTTTCTTCGATCGCAATCCGGACGGCTCCGTGCGGCAGAAGGCGTTCGCCGGCCAGACCTTCGACCGCACCGTGCACAAGGGCGACCAGACCGGCATCGAGATCATCAACCGGCTCGCCGAGCAGGTGTGGGCGCGCGGCATCGACCGGCTGGAGGAATATCGCGCGGTGGAGTTCATCCGCAGCCGCGACGCCCAGACGCTTGCCGGCGTGCTGATGATCGACATGCGCAGCGGCGAGTTCGTGTTCGTGCGCACGCAGGCCGTGCTGCTTGCCACCGGGGGCGGCCCGACCATGTACCGCTATCACACGCCGAGCGGCGACAAAAGCTGCGACGGCATGGCCATGGCTTTGCGCGCCGGCCTCACGCTGCGCGACATGGAAATGGTGCAGTTTCACCCGACCGGCCTGCTGGCCGGCGCCGATACGCGCATGACCGGCACGGTGCTGGAAGAGGGGCTGCGCGGCGCGGGCGGCTACCTGCTGACGGGCGCGGGCGAGCGCTTCATGGAGACTTACGACCCGCGTGCCGAACGGGCGACGCGCGACGTGGTGTCGCGCAGTATCTTTCGCGAATTGCGCGCCGGCCACGCGACGCCCAACGGCGGCGTCTATCTGCAGATGCATCACCTCGGCGCCGACAGTGTGCGCGCGCGCTTCAAGGGCATGGTCGAACGCTGCGCCGACTGCGGTTTCGATCTCGCCGGCGGTCTCGTCGAAGTCGTGCCGACCGCGCACTACATGATGGGCGGCGTCGTGTTCGACGCGAACTGCGCGACCACCTTGCCGGGTCTGTTCGTCGCGGGCGAGGACGCGGGCGGCGTGCACGGCGCGAACCGGCTGGGCGGCAACGGCGTGGCCAATTCGACGGTGTTCGGCGGGATCGCCGGCGATACCCTGGCGGCCTGGGTGCCGCGCCACGGTCAGTTCGCCGAGGTCGATACGGACGCGCTGAACGCGGCCATGATGCGTTGCAACCGGCCGTTGCGTACGGCGCGCGGCAATCTCGAACCGATCCGCGACGCGCTCGCCGAAGTCATGTGGAACGACGTGGGGATTCTGCGCGACGCCGCCGGACTCGAACGCGCGAAACAGCGGCTCGTGGAACTGGACCAGCAACTCGATGAAACCGGTATCGACGGTCGCGACCTGCGCTTCAATCTGTCGTGGCACGACTGGATGAACCTGCGCAATCTGATTCTGGTGAGCCGCGCGATCACGGAGTCGGCGCTGCTGCGGGAGAATTCGCGCGGCGCGCACTATCGCGAGGACTTTCCGGAAGCGGGCGATCTGGAGACCTCCGACTACATGTGTCTGCGACTCGACGGCGAGCGCTTCGCGGCAAGCCGCCGGCCGGTTCAGTTCACGCGCGTGCGACCCGGCGAATCGCTGATCGGCGAGGCCAGTTCGGCCGTATCCATGAAGTGA
- a CDS encoding fumarate hydratase C-terminal domain-containing protein → MATDTLPTGTHHTLAMPVGEAQIRALRMGDTVTLEHTLFGIRDATQIQMFDHGRKTRFDLRGHAVIHTAPNVRRVDVSPEHPAGYQPVCIGTTTSARMERFTAPLMRAYGVRAVIGKGGLGADSSAAFVEFGGVYLAIVGGTAALETTWIEQIEDVDLDDLHPESLWRFRIHGFGPLLVAMDSHGGSLYTAVQQNTRTQRDAVLASLGIRTADPAGSAPR, encoded by the coding sequence ATGGCTACTGACACGCTGCCCACCGGCACGCATCACACGCTCGCCATGCCGGTCGGCGAAGCACAGATACGCGCGTTGCGCATGGGCGATACGGTCACGCTCGAACACACGCTGTTCGGCATTCGCGACGCCACCCAGATCCAGATGTTCGACCACGGCCGCAAGACGCGCTTCGATCTGCGCGGCCATGCGGTGATTCACACCGCGCCCAATGTGCGCCGCGTCGACGTCTCGCCCGAGCATCCCGCGGGCTATCAGCCGGTCTGTATCGGCACGACCACGTCCGCGCGCATGGAGCGTTTCACCGCACCGCTGATGCGCGCCTACGGCGTGCGCGCGGTGATCGGCAAGGGCGGCCTCGGCGCGGACTCGAGCGCGGCCTTCGTCGAGTTCGGCGGTGTCTATCTCGCGATCGTCGGCGGGACCGCCGCGTTGGAGACCACCTGGATCGAGCAGATCGAAGACGTGGACCTCGACGACCTCCACCCCGAGTCGCTGTGGCGTTTCCGGATCCACGGTTTCGGGCCCTTGCTGGTCGCTATGGACAGTCACGGCGGCAGCCTCTATACCGCGGTCCAGCAGAACACGCGGACGCAGCGCGACGCCGTGCTCGCCTCGCTCGGCATTCGCACGGCCGACCCGGCCGGGAGCGCGCCCCGATGA
- a CDS encoding fumarate hydratase, with protein METATKLEVAFSVDYAQLEEVAKTLYIRSLKLLPPDIKAGIAALETGERNDTARRVLGTMRQNIAVAEQADNLLCQDTGLPIYNVVIGQGTQFDGVRLKAAIRDGCARATREHPLRSSVVHPLTRHNEQNSCGAGVPVIHIDFDDTPGTLSIEMIPKGSGSENNSFLRMAIPAEGVDAIRRFVIDCVVEAGGKTCPPTIVGVGVGGTSDLCVALAKRAATRPLGTSCADEHGAALERQLSAAVNQLGVGPQGLGGDSTAFAVHIELAATHITMNPVAVNMQCHSARRARATLTAQGVDYGY; from the coding sequence TGTACATCCGCTCGCTGAAACTGCTGCCGCCCGACATCAAGGCCGGCATCGCGGCGCTCGAAACCGGCGAGCGCAACGATACGGCGCGGCGCGTGCTCGGGACGATGCGACAGAACATCGCGGTGGCCGAGCAGGCCGACAATCTGCTTTGCCAGGATACCGGGCTGCCGATCTACAACGTCGTGATAGGCCAGGGCACGCAGTTCGACGGTGTGCGTCTGAAGGCGGCGATTCGCGACGGCTGCGCGCGCGCCACGCGGGAGCATCCGTTGCGTTCGTCGGTGGTGCATCCGCTCACGCGCCACAACGAGCAGAATTCCTGCGGCGCCGGCGTCCCCGTGATTCACATCGATTTCGACGATACGCCGGGGACGCTCTCCATCGAAATGATTCCCAAGGGCAGCGGCTCGGAAAACAACTCGTTCCTGCGCATGGCGATTCCGGCGGAGGGCGTCGACGCGATCCGCCGGTTCGTGATCGATTGCGTGGTGGAGGCGGGCGGCAAGACCTGCCCGCCGACGATCGTCGGCGTGGGAGTGGGCGGCACCTCGGATCTGTGCGTGGCGCTCGCCAAGCGCGCGGCCACGCGGCCGCTCGGCACGAGCTGCGCTGACGAACATGGCGCGGCGCTCGAACGGCAATTGTCGGCGGCAGTCAATCAACTGGGCGTGGGGCCGCAGGGGCTCGGCGGCGACTCGACCGCGTTCGCGGTTCATATCGAACTGGCGGCCACGCATATCACCATGAACCCCGTGGCTGTCAACATGCAGTGTCATTCGGCGCGCCGGGCACGCGCCACGCTGACCGCCCAGGGAGTCGACTATGGCTACTGA